A genomic stretch from Arachis stenosperma cultivar V10309 chromosome 3, arast.V10309.gnm1.PFL2, whole genome shotgun sequence includes:
- the LOC130966153 gene encoding uncharacterized protein LOC130966153 → MVKTKRKEITKFDVPRLWGYSTMGWEYVEFAGTFGDLLLIWDDDMFKSNNCYKGERWLCVEGVLTKTNFSWAFCLVYGEHRREEKRVVWEELSYIVGLSQVPFCFLGDFNEMLHVEERKGTNSLPVSAEEFKNWVHDMQLMDLPLNDRKFTWFRGRSCSRIDRVLVNIEWTEKFSELRLKGRPRRLLDHYSLIVEDNRVGGGPRPFRSLDSWFTHEDFSEDD, encoded by the coding sequence ATGgttaaaactaagaggaaggaGATAACTAAGTTTGATGTTCCAAGATTGTGGGGTTATAGTACTATGGGTTGGGAATATGTGGAGTTTGCAGGGACTTTTGGGGATTTGCTGTTAATTTGGGATGATGACATGTTTAAATCCAACAATTGTTATAAAGGGGAGAGGTGGTTGTGCGTTGAAGGAGTATTGACGAAAACCAATTTTAGTTGGGCTTTTTGTTTGGTGTATGGGGAGCATAGGAGGGAGGAGAAGCGAGTAGTGTGGGAGGAGTTGAGTTATATTGTGGGTCTGAGTCAGGTTCCTTTCTGTTTTTTGGGGGATTTTAATGAGATGTTACATGTTGAAGAACGCAAAGGGACTAATAGTTTACCGGTATCAGCGGAAGAGTTCAAGAATTGGGTACATGATATGCAGTTGATGGATTTACCTCTTAATGATAGGAAGTTCACGTGGTTCAGGGGTCGATCTTGTAGTCGGATTGATAGAGTTTTGGTCAACATTGAGTGGACTGAGAAATTTTCTGAACTTCGACTAAAAGGTAGGCCAAGAAGGCTGTTAGATCACTACTCGTTGATTGTGGAAGATAATAGAGTAGGTGGTGGTCCACGACCTTTCAGAAGCCTCGATTCCTGGTTTACGCATGAGGATTTTTCTGAGGATGATTAA